In Rhizobiales bacterium NRL2, a genomic segment contains:
- a CDS encoding peptide ABC transporter substrate-binding protein: MIRWLAALSVGLCAVTGAAAESYIETPWFEQQVENRELPPVNERLPDEPLVVSYGENRSAGLHGGDLNILIPRDRYLRHMVVYSYARLVGYDQNYDFVADIAKDFTVEEGRIFTFHLRRGHKWSDGHPLTSDDFRYFWEDLVLNEELNPGGVPAYLQVEGHSPVVEFPDKYTVRYTWPAPNPQFLPRLAGASPLFIYRPAHYLKQFHVNHADPEELARKVEAAQRPNWASLHNRRDRMYRFDNIEQPTLQPWKNRTEDKSTGRFEGVRNPYFHKVDENGRQLPYLDRMILTVASPALIPAQAGSGQTDLQALGIRLVDWTFLKEAEDRGNYDVYAWETAMGAEMALFPNLNYEDPYYRELLRDVRFRRALSLAIDRQLVNEVIYFGDAREQNNTVLPRSRLYEKSYAKRWAEYDPERASALLDELGLTERSGGIRLLPDGRKLEVIVETSGEDPQQIDILELIGETWREVGVKLFIKPSQRDTFRNRVSAGLAMISVWNGIQAGLATPEMSPEELAPTSQLGLQWPKWGLHHESGGTMGSAPDMELPSKLLDLYKDWKLSTDTAEKRRIWHEMLEINAEQVYSIGVVTSVPQPVVVRRGLRNVPKKGVYHWDPGAYFGIYNPDTFWYEPESLRTATR, encoded by the coding sequence ATGATCCGATGGCTCGCAGCCTTGTCCGTCGGGCTCTGCGCGGTCACCGGCGCGGCGGCCGAAAGCTACATCGAGACCCCGTGGTTCGAGCAGCAGGTCGAGAACCGCGAACTGCCGCCGGTCAACGAGCGGCTGCCGGACGAGCCGCTGGTGGTCAGCTATGGCGAGAACAGGTCCGCCGGCCTGCATGGCGGCGATCTCAACATCCTGATCCCGCGCGACCGCTATCTGCGCCACATGGTGGTCTACAGCTATGCCCGGCTGGTCGGCTATGATCAGAACTACGATTTCGTCGCCGACATCGCGAAGGATTTCACGGTCGAGGAAGGCCGCATCTTCACCTTCCACCTGCGCCGCGGACACAAGTGGTCCGACGGTCATCCGCTGACGTCGGATGATTTCCGCTATTTCTGGGAGGATCTGGTCCTCAACGAGGAACTCAATCCCGGCGGCGTTCCGGCCTATCTGCAGGTCGAGGGGCATTCCCCGGTGGTGGAGTTCCCCGACAAGTATACCGTCCGGTACACTTGGCCGGCGCCGAACCCGCAGTTCCTGCCGCGCCTCGCCGGCGCCTCGCCGCTGTTCATCTACCGGCCGGCCCACTACCTGAAGCAGTTCCACGTCAACCACGCCGACCCCGAAGAGCTGGCGCGCAAGGTGGAGGCGGCGCAGCGGCCCAACTGGGCCTCCCTGCACAACCGCCGCGACCGGATGTACCGCTTCGACAACATCGAACAACCGACGCTGCAGCCCTGGAAGAACCGCACCGAGGACAAGTCGACGGGCCGCTTCGAGGGGGTGCGCAATCCCTACTTCCACAAGGTCGACGAGAACGGCCGGCAGCTTCCCTATCTGGACCGCATGATCCTGACCGTCGCCTCGCCGGCGCTGATTCCGGCCCAGGCCGGCTCCGGTCAGACCGATCTGCAGGCGCTGGGGATCCGGCTGGTGGACTGGACCTTCCTGAAGGAGGCCGAGGACCGCGGCAATTACGACGTCTACGCCTGGGAAACGGCGATGGGCGCGGAAATGGCGCTGTTCCCCAACCTCAACTACGAGGATCCATACTACCGGGAGCTGCTCCGGGACGTCCGGTTCCGCCGCGCCCTCTCCCTCGCCATCGACCGTCAGCTGGTCAACGAGGTGATCTATTTCGGCGATGCGCGGGAACAGAACAACACCGTGCTGCCGCGCAGCCGCCTTTATGAAAAGAGTTACGCCAAACGCTGGGCGGAATACGACCCCGAGCGCGCAAGCGCACTGCTCGACGAACTCGGCCTGACGGAACGGAGCGGCGGCATCCGCCTGCTGCCCGACGGGCGCAAGCTGGAAGTGATCGTCGAGACCTCGGGCGAGGATCCGCAGCAGATCGACATCCTGGAACTGATCGGCGAGACCTGGCGCGAAGTCGGCGTGAAGCTGTTCATCAAGCCCTCGCAGCGCGACACCTTCCGCAACCGCGTTTCCGCGGGCCTGGCGATGATTTCGGTCTGGAACGGCATCCAGGCGGGCCTGGCCACGCCGGAGATGAGCCCCGAGGAACTGGCGCCGACCAGCCAGCTCGGCCTGCAGTGGCCGAAATGGGGGCTGCATCACGAATCGGGCGGCACCATGGGCTCGGCGCCGGACATGGAACTGCCGTCGAAGCTTCTGGATCTCTACAAGGACTGGAAGCTGTCGACCGACACCGCCGAGAAACGCCGCATCTGGCACGAGATGCTGGAGATCAACGCCGAACAGGTCTACTCCATCGGCGTCGTCACCTCCGTACCGCAGCCGGTCGTGGTGCGCCGCGGCCTGCGCAACGTGCCGAAGAAGGGTGTCTACCACTGGGACCCGGGCGCCTATTTCGGCATCTACAACCCGGACACGTTCTGGTACGAGCCCGAATCCCTTCGCACCGCCACCCGCTGA
- a CDS encoding peptide ABC transporter permease, whose product MSVSDSEDKLRHWVDDQPFDPQSRETLTPEQEKFYLASQWQLMWWKFRRHKLAMISAAVLALFYLSVLMSEFIAPYDLNTRDARHILAPPQTIHLFHDGSLVGPFVYGYDLEKDEVMRQRIYTPSPEKVQPLRFFCLGDSYDYFGLVPGSFHFVCPAEGGSFFLLGTDRLGRDIFSRIVHGARISLTVGLFGITLSFILGIVMGGISGYYGGWVDNIIQRVIEMIRSFPELPLWMALSAALPANWSPLLIFFGITVILALFDWPSLARAVRSKLLALREEDFTVAAQLMGASPTRVIGRHLLPSFMSHLIASASLSIPAMILGETALSFLGIGLRPPITSWGVLLNEAQNLNAVVLTPWLLWPMAPVIIIVLAFNFMGDGLRDAADPYK is encoded by the coding sequence ATGAGCGTTTCGGACTCCGAAGACAAGCTGCGCCACTGGGTCGACGATCAGCCCTTCGATCCCCAGTCGCGCGAGACGCTGACGCCGGAGCAGGAGAAATTCTACCTCGCCTCCCAGTGGCAGCTCATGTGGTGGAAGTTCCGCCGCCACAAGCTGGCGATGATCTCCGCCGCGGTGCTGGCGCTGTTCTACCTCTCGGTGCTGATGAGCGAATTCATCGCGCCCTACGACCTCAACACCCGCGACGCCCGGCACATCCTGGCGCCGCCGCAGACGATCCACCTGTTCCACGACGGCAGTCTTGTCGGCCCCTTCGTCTATGGCTACGACCTGGAGAAGGACGAGGTGATGCGTCAGCGCATCTACACGCCCAGTCCGGAAAAGGTGCAGCCGCTGCGCTTCTTCTGTCTGGGCGACAGCTACGATTATTTCGGCCTCGTGCCCGGCAGCTTCCATTTCGTCTGCCCGGCCGAAGGGGGCTCGTTTTTCCTGCTCGGCACCGACCGGCTGGGGCGAGACATCTTCAGCCGCATCGTCCATGGCGCGCGGATATCGCTCACCGTCGGTCTGTTCGGCATCACGCTGTCCTTCATCCTCGGCATCGTCATGGGCGGCATTTCCGGCTATTACGGCGGCTGGGTGGACAATATCATCCAGCGCGTCATCGAGATGATCCGCTCCTTCCCCGAACTGCCGCTGTGGATGGCGCTGTCGGCGGCGCTGCCGGCCAACTGGTCGCCCTTGCTGATATTCTTCGGCATTACGGTGATCCTGGCGCTGTTCGACTGGCCATCGCTCGCCCGCGCGGTCCGTTCCAAGCTGCTGGCGCTCCGCGAGGAGGACTTCACCGTGGCGGCCCAGCTCATGGGGGCCAGTCCGACCCGCGTCATCGGCCGCCACCTTCTGCCCAGCTTCATGAGCCACCTGATCGCCTCGGCGTCCCTCTCGATTCCGGCGATGATCCTGGGCGAGACGGCGCTGTCCTTCCTGGGCATCGGCCTGCGGCCGCCGATCACCTCCTGGGGCGTGCTGCTGAACGAGGCGCAGAACCTCAACGCCGTGGTGCTGACGCCCTGGCTGCTCTGGCCCATGGCGCCGGTCATCATCATCGTTCTGGCGTTCAACTTCATGGGCGACGGTCTGCGCGACGCCGCCGACCCCTACAAGTAG
- a CDS encoding short-chain dehydrogenase: protein MTTKHIIDMSGKVVVITGGSRGLGREMALGFAHAGADLVIASRKLENCEAVAEEIRALGRRALPVGVHVADWEDCDRLADAAYDEFGRVDVLINNAGMSPLYDRPVGITETLYDKVLDLNLKGPFRLMANIGERMIEAGGGAIVNVSSVAAIRPKKNVITYAAAKAGLNAMTEAMADALGPTVRVNCIMPGPFLTDISKAWDMEAFNERARSSIALQRGGKPDEIVGAALYLASEHAGYTTGAIIRIDGGSH from the coding sequence ATGACCACGAAACACATCATCGACATGTCCGGCAAGGTGGTGGTGATCACCGGCGGCAGCCGCGGGCTGGGCCGGGAGATGGCGCTGGGCTTCGCCCATGCCGGCGCCGACCTGGTCATCGCCAGCCGCAAGCTGGAGAACTGCGAGGCCGTGGCCGAGGAGATCCGCGCGCTGGGCCGCCGCGCCCTGCCCGTCGGCGTCCACGTCGCCGACTGGGAGGACTGCGACCGTCTCGCCGACGCCGCCTATGACGAATTCGGCCGTGTCGACGTGCTGATCAACAATGCCGGCATGTCGCCGCTCTACGACCGGCCCGTCGGCATCACCGAGACGCTCTACGACAAGGTGCTCGACCTCAACCTGAAGGGCCCCTTCCGCCTGATGGCCAATATCGGCGAGCGCATGATCGAGGCCGGCGGCGGCGCCATCGTCAACGTCTCCTCGGTGGCCGCGATCCGGCCGAAGAAGAACGTCATCACCTACGCCGCGGCCAAGGCGGGGCTGAACGCCATGACCGAGGCCATGGCCGACGCGCTGGGCCCGACGGTCCGCGTCAACTGCATCATGCCCGGGCCGTTCCTGACCGACATCTCGAAGGCCTGGGACATGGAGGCGTTCAACGAGCGCGCGCGCAGCTCCATCGCGCTGCAGCGCGGCGGCAAGCCCGACGAGATCGTCGGCGCCGCGCTCTATCTCGCTTCCGAGCATGCCGGCTACACCACCGGCGCGATCATCCGTATCGACGGCGGCAGTCATTGA
- a CDS encoding ABC transporter permease: MFTYIIHRLLIMIPTLVVISIVTFVIIQLPEGDYLSNLVKELQAQGEAAALERVEFLRQQYGLDEPAIVQYGMWVGLWPGPNGFDGILQGNWGWAFEQDLPVADVVGDRLFLSMLLNFTTILFIYIVSFPIGVYSATRQYSIGDYGFTFLGYLGLATPNFLLALIIMYFGNLWFGVSIGGLMDPEYLSEGWSLGKAGSVLAHLVAPVIVIGTAGTAGMIRRLRANLLDELQKQYVVTARAKGVPPGRLLIKYPVRMALNPFIADIGNLLPAVVSGSAIVAVVMQLPTLGPILLQSLQSQDQYLAGSILMFLAFLTVVGMLISDLLLAMLDPRIRLGGGVAK, from the coding sequence ATGTTCACCTACATCATCCATCGCCTGCTGATCATGATCCCGACACTGGTCGTGATCTCGATCGTGACCTTCGTGATCATTCAGCTCCCGGAAGGCGACTACCTGTCGAACCTGGTCAAGGAACTGCAGGCCCAGGGCGAAGCCGCGGCGCTGGAGAGGGTCGAATTCCTGCGCCAGCAATACGGCCTGGATGAGCCGGCCATCGTCCAGTACGGCATGTGGGTCGGGCTCTGGCCGGGCCCCAACGGATTCGACGGCATTCTGCAGGGCAACTGGGGCTGGGCCTTCGAACAGGATCTGCCCGTGGCCGATGTGGTCGGCGACCGGCTGTTCCTGTCGATGCTGCTCAACTTCACCACGATCCTGTTCATCTACATCGTCTCGTTCCCGATCGGCGTCTATTCAGCGACAAGGCAGTACTCGATCGGCGACTACGGCTTCACCTTCCTCGGCTATCTCGGTCTGGCGACACCGAACTTCCTGCTGGCGCTGATCATCATGTATTTCGGCAATCTCTGGTTCGGCGTCTCCATCGGCGGCCTGATGGACCCCGAATATCTCTCCGAGGGCTGGTCGCTCGGCAAGGCGGGTTCCGTGCTGGCGCATCTGGTGGCGCCGGTGATCGTCATCGGCACCGCAGGCACCGCCGGAATGATCCGGCGGCTGCGCGCCAACCTGCTGGACGAATTGCAGAAGCAGTATGTCGTGACCGCACGCGCCAAGGGCGTGCCGCCCGGCCGGCTGCTGATCAAGTACCCCGTGCGCATGGCGCTGAACCCGTTCATCGCCGACATCGGCAACCTGCTGCCCGCCGTCGTTTCCGGCTCGGCCATCGTCGCCGTGGTGATGCAGCTGCCGACGCTCGGCCCGATCCTGCTGCAATCGCTGCAGAGCCAGGATCAGTACCTGGCCGGCTCCATCCTGATGTTCCTGGCATTCCTCACCGTGGTCGGCATGCTGATCTCCGACCTTCTTCTGGCGATGCTCGATCCCCGGATCCGGCTGGGCGGGGGCGTGGCGAAATGA
- a CDS encoding ABC transporter ATP-binding protein codes for MSTNVLRVRDLKVEFHVSEGVIRAVDGVSFRVPQGKTVALVGESGSGKTVISQAIMGILPRAARIDQGEILLFDPEKPGSFVDITKLKRDGAQMRRLRGSKVSIVFQEPMTSLSPLHTVGDQVSEALRLHNERGEKYAREVSEEMLGLVGFPDPAKAMRTYPFELSGGLRQRAVIAMALVCRPALLIADEPTTALDVTIQAQILKLMNDLQSELKMAILMITHDLGVVANMADEIVVMYHGRVMERGTLHDIFDAPEHPYLKALLRAVPRFDMEPGERLVPIREIKTKVGSKLMEKKAHWPTDQADSDKPMLQVKGLSKSFAIKKSGVLTSKEAARVLAVEDVSFHIKRGECLGLVGESGCGKTTTSKVLMRALSPDSGEVTFNDRGNMVDVLSLKGKGLFDYRRKVQFMFQDPFSSLNPRMTVLDIISEPLVIHKVCAKEERVERVRELMNLVGLDERFLRRYPHSFSGGQRQRIGIARALALQPELLICDEPVSALDVSIQAQVLNLLKDLKEELGLTYLFISHNLAVIDYMADRIAVMCQGRLVETAERQTLFNNPIHPYTRALLNAVPKPDPDERLDLTALMEGKASIPSEWPRPFTVDGTTELELIDIGGGHWVRAARTADIREIAA; via the coding sequence ATGAGCACGAACGTGCTGCGCGTGCGCGACCTGAAGGTCGAGTTCCATGTATCCGAAGGCGTGATCAGGGCGGTCGACGGCGTTTCCTTCCGGGTGCCCCAGGGCAAGACGGTCGCGCTGGTCGGCGAATCGGGCTCGGGCAAGACGGTCATTTCCCAGGCGATCATGGGCATCCTGCCCAGGGCCGCGCGCATCGATCAGGGCGAGATCCTGCTGTTCGATCCCGAAAAGCCCGGCAGCTTCGTCGACATCACCAAGTTGAAACGCGACGGCGCCCAGATGCGGCGGCTGCGCGGCTCCAAGGTCTCGATCGTGTTCCAGGAGCCGATGACCAGCCTGTCGCCGCTGCACACCGTCGGCGACCAGGTGTCGGAGGCGCTGCGCCTGCACAATGAGAGGGGCGAGAAGTACGCCCGCGAGGTGTCCGAGGAAATGCTGGGCCTGGTCGGCTTTCCCGATCCGGCCAAGGCGATGCGGACCTATCCCTTCGAACTGTCCGGCGGCCTGCGCCAGCGCGCGGTGATCGCCATGGCGCTGGTCTGCCGCCCGGCGCTGCTGATCGCCGACGAGCCGACGACCGCGCTGGACGTGACCATCCAGGCGCAGATCCTGAAGCTGATGAACGATCTTCAGTCCGAACTGAAGATGGCGATCCTGATGATCACCCACGATCTGGGCGTGGTCGCCAACATGGCCGACGAGATCGTCGTCATGTACCACGGCCGGGTGATGGAGCGGGGGACGCTGCACGACATCTTCGACGCGCCGGAGCACCCCTATCTGAAGGCGCTGCTCCGCGCCGTGCCGCGCTTCGACATGGAGCCTGGCGAGCGCCTCGTTCCGATCCGGGAGATCAAGACCAAGGTCGGCAGCAAGCTGATGGAGAAGAAGGCGCACTGGCCCACGGACCAGGCCGATTCCGACAAGCCGATGCTGCAGGTCAAGGGACTTTCCAAGAGTTTCGCCATCAAGAAGAGCGGCGTTCTGACCTCCAAGGAGGCCGCCCGCGTGCTGGCCGTCGAGGATGTCAGCTTCCACATCAAGCGCGGCGAGTGCCTGGGCCTGGTCGGCGAGTCGGGCTGCGGCAAGACCACGACCTCGAAGGTGTTGATGCGCGCGCTCAGCCCCGACAGCGGCGAGGTCACCTTCAACGACCGCGGCAACATGGTCGACGTGCTGAGCCTGAAGGGGAAGGGGCTCTTCGACTACCGCCGGAAGGTCCAGTTCATGTTCCAGGACCCGTTCAGCTCGCTCAATCCGCGCATGACGGTCCTGGACATCATTTCCGAGCCCCTGGTGATCCACAAGGTCTGCGCCAAGGAGGAGCGGGTCGAGCGGGTGCGCGAACTGATGAATCTGGTCGGCCTGGACGAGCGCTTCCTGCGCCGCTACCCGCACAGCTTTTCCGGCGGTCAGCGCCAGCGCATCGGCATCGCCCGCGCGCTCGCGCTGCAGCCCGAACTGCTGATCTGCGACGAGCCCGTCTCCGCCCTCGACGTCTCGATCCAGGCGCAGGTGCTCAACCTGCTGAAGGATCTGAAGGAAGAGCTGGGGCTGACCTACCTGTTCATCTCCCACAACCTCGCCGTCATCGACTACATGGCCGACCGGATCGCCGTGATGTGCCAGGGGCGGCTGGTGGAGACGGCCGAACGCCAGACCCTGTTCAACAACCCCATCCACCCGTACACGCGCGCGCTGCTCAACGCGGTGCCGAAGCCCGATCCCGACGAACGGCTCGATCTGACGGCGCTCATGGAGGGCAAGGCCTCGATCCCCTCCGAGTGGCCGCGGCCCTTCACCGTCGACGGCACCACCGAACTCGAGCTGATCGACATCGGCGGCGGACACTGGGTCCGCGCCGCGCGCACCGCCGACATCAGGGAGATCGCGGCATGA
- a CDS encoding asparagine synthase (glutamine-hydrolyzing), whose product MCGIAGWYLPAGSAPGAAALKAMTDRIAHRGPDGEGALLATSSDGAWQGALGHRRLAIIDLSTGDQPMHYTAPDGRRLSIVFNGEVYNFQTLRTELEALGHVFRTTSDTEVVLAAHAEWGPESAKRLRGMFAHIIWEHERGRMTVVRDRFGKKPLFLARRPEGGFYCASEIKALLSAPGVGARLDRSVLPHYLNYRYVPGPHTFFEGIEKLSPASIAVCEGGEVTVSRYWTTPDSRVEPHAAEGDPVAAFMDMLQQAVALRMVSDVPFGAFLSGGIDSSAIVALMSRVSDLPVNTFSVGFAEGEYSELGYARQIAEQFGTRHHELEVSADTLMDWLPELIGFRDAPVAEPSDIPIHLLSAEARKSVKMVLTGEGSDEILAGYPKHRAERQAARYHALIPGALHESLVRPLVAALPYRFRRIKTLFDSLSERDVRDRFPRWFGVLGPKARARLLKAGIDPAELDPTPFETRECASPLRRLQHFDQTSWLPDNLLERGDRMTMAASIEARMPFMDHELAELVAGLPDDCRIRGGEDKWLLREGMRRILPREILERPKVGFRVPVNEWFRTTMRDWVRDHLAGADSRSAVLYEGAELARILDDHEQGRQNHEKLIWTLVTLELFLRRYALNP is encoded by the coding sequence ATGTGCGGTATCGCCGGCTGGTATCTGCCGGCCGGCTCCGCGCCCGGCGCCGCAGCACTGAAGGCCATGACCGACCGGATCGCTCATCGCGGTCCGGACGGCGAGGGCGCGCTGCTGGCAACCAGTTCCGACGGCGCCTGGCAGGGGGCGCTGGGCCACCGCCGGCTGGCGATCATCGATCTCTCGACTGGCGACCAGCCGATGCATTACACGGCGCCCGACGGGCGGCGGCTGTCGATCGTCTTCAATGGCGAGGTCTACAATTTCCAGACCCTGCGCACGGAACTGGAGGCGCTGGGACACGTCTTCCGCACTACTTCCGACACCGAGGTAGTGCTCGCCGCACACGCCGAATGGGGACCGGAATCGGCAAAGCGGCTGAGGGGCATGTTCGCCCACATCATCTGGGAGCATGAGCGGGGCCGCATGACGGTCGTCCGCGACCGCTTCGGCAAAAAGCCCTTGTTTCTCGCGCGGCGGCCGGAGGGCGGATTCTACTGCGCTTCCGAGATCAAGGCGCTGCTGTCTGCGCCGGGAGTCGGGGCGCGGCTCGACCGCTCGGTTCTGCCGCATTACCTGAACTACCGATACGTGCCCGGTCCGCACACGTTCTTCGAAGGGATCGAGAAGCTGTCGCCCGCGAGCATCGCTGTCTGCGAGGGCGGTGAAGTCACGGTCAGCCGTTACTGGACGACGCCGGACAGCCGGGTCGAGCCCCACGCCGCCGAGGGCGACCCGGTGGCCGCCTTCATGGACATGCTGCAGCAGGCGGTGGCGCTGCGCATGGTCTCCGATGTGCCCTTCGGCGCGTTCCTCTCCGGCGGCATCGACAGTTCGGCCATCGTCGCACTGATGAGCCGGGTGAGCGACCTGCCGGTGAACACCTTCTCCGTCGGCTTCGCCGAGGGCGAATACAGCGAACTCGGCTACGCCCGCCAGATCGCCGAGCAGTTCGGCACGCGCCATCACGAACTGGAGGTCTCGGCCGATACGCTGATGGACTGGCTGCCCGAGCTCATCGGCTTTCGCGACGCCCCGGTGGCCGAGCCGTCGGACATCCCTATCCACCTGCTGTCGGCAGAGGCCCGCAAGTCGGTGAAGATGGTGCTGACAGGGGAAGGATCGGACGAGATCCTGGCCGGCTACCCCAAGCACCGCGCCGAGCGCCAGGCCGCGCGCTATCACGCACTGATACCGGGGGCGCTGCACGAAAGCCTGGTCCGTCCGCTGGTTGCGGCGCTGCCCTACCGCTTCCGCCGCATCAAGACGCTGTTCGACAGCCTGTCGGAGCGGGATGTGCGCGACCGGTTTCCGCGCTGGTTCGGCGTGCTGGGGCCGAAGGCGCGGGCCCGCCTGCTGAAGGCCGGCATCGACCCGGCCGAACTGGACCCCACGCCGTTCGAAACCCGCGAGTGCGCCAGTCCGCTCCGCCGTCTGCAGCACTTCGATCAGACCTCCTGGCTGCCCGACAACCTGCTGGAGCGGGGCGACCGCATGACCATGGCGGCCTCGATCGAGGCGCGCATGCCCTTCATGGACCATGAACTGGCGGAACTGGTCGCCGGCCTGCCCGACGACTGCCGCATCCGCGGCGGCGAGGACAAGTGGCTGCTGCGCGAAGGCATGCGCCGCATCCTGCCGCGCGAAATCCTGGAGCGGCCCAAGGTCGGCTTCCGCGTGCCGGTGAACGAATGGTTCCGCACCACCATGCGCGACTGGGTGCGCGACCACCTTGCCGGGGCTGACAGCCGCTCGGCGGTGCTCTACGAAGGGGCGGAGCTGGCCCGGATACTGGACGACCACGAACAGGGCCGTCAGAATCACGAGAAGCTGATCTGGACGCTTGTCACGCTGGAACTGTTCCTGCGCCGCTATGCCCTGAACCCCTGA
- a CDS encoding X-Pro aminopeptidase — translation MTKERIDRLRAELAAQQINGFIVPRNDEHFGEWVPASAERLAWLTGFTGSAGLAIVLDDRAAVFVDGRYTLQVRDQVDLDVFEPRHVTEEPAGDWLRSALKAGDRLGYDPWLHTEEGLKRLAKAAEAAQAALVPVTSNPVDVIWTDRPAAPMAPVVPHEDRFAGKPSAEKRAEIAAELAGKGVDAAVLTLPESFAWLLNIRGGDVPRTPLPLGFAILHADAAVDLYMAPAKLSDATIAHLGGAVRRHAPGDFLDGLDQLAEKTVLVDKATAVAAVTERLAAAGAKLVRGSDPTALPKARKNEAEIAGTRAAHVRDGAAVTKFLAWLDAQAPGTVDEMTAAEKLESYRREDNLMRDLSFDTISGSGPNGAIVHYRVTEDTNRTLGAGELFLVDSGAQYLDGTTDITRTVAIGEPNAEMRERFTRVLKGHIALATARFPKGTTGSQLDTLARLPLWQAGLDFDHGTGHGVGSYLSVHEGPQRISKLPNAVPLEPGMIVSNEPGYYRTGEYGIRIENLVTVVAVETPGGERETYGFETLTQAPIDRRLIDADLLTAAERDWLNAYHAGVREKLGALDPDTAHWLAEATRPI, via the coding sequence ATGACGAAGGAACGGATCGACCGGCTGCGGGCGGAACTGGCGGCGCAGCAGATCAACGGCTTCATCGTTCCGCGCAATGACGAGCATTTCGGCGAATGGGTGCCGGCCTCGGCCGAGCGCCTGGCCTGGCTGACCGGCTTTACCGGTTCCGCGGGTCTGGCCATCGTGCTGGACGACCGCGCCGCCGTTTTCGTCGACGGCCGCTACACCCTGCAGGTGCGCGACCAGGTCGATCTGGACGTCTTCGAGCCGCGCCATGTCACCGAGGAGCCCGCGGGCGACTGGCTCCGGTCGGCGCTGAAGGCCGGCGACCGGCTGGGCTACGACCCCTGGCTGCACACGGAGGAAGGACTGAAGCGCCTGGCCAAGGCCGCCGAGGCCGCGCAAGCGGCGCTGGTGCCGGTCACGTCCAACCCCGTCGATGTCATCTGGACCGACCGTCCCGCCGCGCCCATGGCGCCGGTCGTGCCCCACGAGGACAGGTTCGCCGGCAAGCCGTCGGCCGAGAAGCGCGCCGAGATCGCCGCCGAGCTGGCCGGGAAGGGCGTCGACGCCGCCGTGCTGACGCTGCCCGAATCCTTTGCCTGGCTGCTGAACATCCGCGGCGGCGACGTCCCCCGCACGCCCCTGCCGCTCGGCTTCGCCATCCTGCACGCCGACGCGGCGGTCGATCTCTACATGGCGCCGGCGAAGCTGTCGGACGCGACCATCGCGCATCTGGGCGGGGCGGTGCGCCGTCACGCGCCGGGCGACTTCCTGGACGGGCTCGATCAGCTGGCGGAGAAGACCGTGCTGGTCGACAAGGCCACCGCCGTCGCCGCCGTCACCGAGCGCCTCGCCGCGGCGGGCGCGAAGCTGGTCCGGGGGAGCGACCCCACCGCCCTGCCCAAGGCGCGCAAGAACGAAGCCGAGATCGCCGGCACCCGCGCCGCCCATGTCCGCGACGGCGCGGCGGTGACGAAGTTCCTCGCCTGGCTGGACGCGCAGGCGCCGGGCACGGTCGACGAGATGACCGCGGCCGAGAAGCTGGAGAGCTACCGCCGCGAGGACAATCTGATGCGCGATCTGTCCTTCGACACCATCTCCGGCTCCGGCCCCAACGGCGCCATCGTCCACTACCGCGTGACCGAAGACACCAACCGCACCCTGGGGGCGGGCGAGCTTTTCCTGGTCGATTCCGGCGCGCAATATCTCGACGGCACCACCGACATCACCCGCACCGTCGCCATCGGCGAACCGAACGCGGAGATGCGGGAGCGCTTCACCCGCGTGCTCAAGGGCCACATCGCGCTGGCCACGGCGCGCTTCCCGAAGGGTACGACGGGCAGCCAGCTCGACACGCTGGCGCGCCTGCCGCTGTGGCAGGCGGGGCTGGACTTCGACCATGGCACCGGCCACGGCGTCGGCAGCTATCTGTCGGTCCACGAGGGGCCGCAGCGTATCTCCAAGCTGCCGAACGCGGTCCCGCTCGAACCCGGCATGATCGTCTCCAACGAGCCCGGCTACTACAGGACCGGCGAGTACGGCATCCGCATCGAGAACCTGGTCACGGTGGTCGCGGTGGAGACGCCGGGCGGCGAGCGGGAGACCTACGGTTTCGAGACCCTGACCCAGGCGCCGATCGACCGCCGCCTGATCGACGCCGACCTGCTGACCGCGGCCGAGCGTGACTGGCTCAACGCCTATCACGCCGGCGTCCGCGAGAAGCTCGGCGCCCTCGACCCCGACACCGCGCACTGGCTGGCCGAGGCCACCCGCCCGATCTGA